The Clostridioides sp. ES-S-0010-02 genome window below encodes:
- a CDS encoding baseplate J/gp47 family protein, which produces MILIHNKNFESLVKETEVELNKIGFDTSPGSIAKLFSDIINKNISEFYDVLTMSHLQAFVTTATGRFLNAIGILVGCKRLFEESDEDYRKRITHQTLTLAKANETSIRLAVLSIKGVKDVILKRYSHGPGSMTIVPITENIKDEDLLLNVREALLDITSFGEKVIVKLPNFKYVKLNVGLVFSSYIGEIEKQAIRVSVREEIISYINSINIGESLFINELTQRIMQVSDSILNYSCNSIKINNKNCLLINQECRWDEKFIVSPDGDSVVII; this is translated from the coding sequence ATGATATTAATACACAATAAAAATTTTGAATCTCTGGTTAAAGAAACGGAAGTCGAACTAAATAAAATTGGATTTGACACAAGCCCTGGTTCTATAGCCAAACTTTTTTCTGATATAATAAATAAAAATATATCAGAATTTTATGATGTACTTACAATGAGCCATCTTCAAGCTTTTGTGACTACTGCTACTGGTAGGTTTTTAAATGCTATAGGTATATTAGTAGGATGCAAGAGATTATTTGAAGAATCAGATGAAGATTATAGAAAAAGAATTACTCATCAAACACTAACTTTGGCTAAAGCAAATGAAACTTCAATAAGATTAGCTGTCTTAAGTATCAAAGGTGTAAAAGATGTAATATTAAAAAGATACTCTCATGGACCAGGTAGTATGACTATTGTGCCAATAACTGAAAATATAAAAGATGAAGATTTACTTTTGAATGTAAGAGAAGCATTATTAGATATAACATCATTTGGAGAAAAGGTCATAGTAAAGTTGCCTAATTTTAAATATGTAAAGCTAAATGTAGGGTTGGTATTTTCTTCATATATAGGCGAAATAGAAAAACAAGCTATAAGAGTATCTGTAAGAGAAGAAATCATAAGCTATATAAATTCTATAAACATAGGAGAATCACTATTTATAAATGAATTGACACAGAGAATAATGCAAGTCAGTGATTCTATACTAAATTATTCTTGTAATAGTATTAAGATAAACAATAAAAATTGTTTGTTAATTAATCAGGAGTGCAGATGGGATGAAAAATTTATCGTATCTCCAGATGGGGATTCTGTAGTAATTATATAG
- a CDS encoding Low copy number virion structural protein: protein MQESDFARYTEKIRSMLPFWFEMKKKPNKSIGIEFLNIFGIELDEIEEMLLYASKQMYIESADEEFVDLVYKALLPSNFNINNISMVYTNQLILERSCDLYTFFGIKRNEKNLENNIKQPDYYFIDEKKKIIYVREAYDKEEDLPFGKIKIKFNNKEFLFELSLHHVWNFFDEFGSLVGCSRLKGEKNHDYKLRILDVFKNPANSTKRGLANGIARELGIREVKEWKNMGEDFIISEKMVLINTISIDNNIIDLNDVYITSRGEILLKGNPDKKNQSAVISFIKNLEMYQLVDINNKKLNIELYNSDATPTSLLIDYVTKIKDDTSTFWNDFRYDEDIWVRKDEDYDNSFSFLPTFLDSSIKGFSKYGYYKK from the coding sequence ATGCAAGAAAGCGATTTTGCAAGATATACAGAAAAAATAAGGTCAATGCTTCCCTTTTGGTTTGAAATGAAGAAAAAACCCAATAAGTCTATTGGGATTGAGTTTTTAAATATATTTGGTATAGAGTTGGATGAAATAGAAGAAATGCTACTTTATGCTTCAAAACAAATGTATATTGAATCAGCAGATGAAGAGTTTGTTGATTTGGTATATAAAGCTTTACTACCAAGTAACTTTAATATAAATAATATTTCTATGGTGTATACAAATCAACTCATACTTGAAAGAAGTTGTGATTTGTATACTTTTTTTGGAATAAAGAGAAATGAAAAAAATTTAGAAAATAACATAAAGCAGCCAGATTATTATTTTATTGATGAAAAGAAGAAAATAATTTATGTTAGAGAGGCATACGATAAAGAAGAAGATTTACCTTTTGGTAAAATAAAAATAAAGTTTAATAATAAAGAATTTTTATTTGAGCTAAGTCTACATCATGTATGGAACTTTTTTGATGAATTTGGTTCTTTAGTAGGATGCTCTAGGCTTAAAGGTGAGAAGAATCATGATTATAAATTGAGAATTCTTGATGTCTTTAAAAATCCAGCTAATTCAACAAAGCGAGGTCTTGCTAATGGAATTGCAAGAGAGCTTGGAATTAGAGAAGTAAAAGAATGGAAGAATATGGGCGAAGATTTTATTATATCTGAAAAGATGGTATTGATAAATACTATATCAATAGATAACAATATAATAGACTTAAATGATGTCTATATCACTTCTAGAGGAGAAATTCTTTTAAAGGGAAATCCTGATAAAAAAAATCAATCAGCAGTTATTTCTTTTATAAAAAATCTTGAAATGTATCAACTAGTGGATATAAATAATAAAAAATTAAATATAGAATTGTATAATTCAGATGCAACTCCAACAAGTCTATTAATTGATTATGTAACAAAGATAAAAGATGATACTTCAACTTTCTGGAATGATTTTAGATATGATGAAGATATTTGGGTAAGAAAAGATGAAGATTATGATAATAGTTTTTCATTTTTACCAACGTTTCTTGATTCCAGTATAAAAGGTTTTTCAAAATATGGATATTATAAAAAGTAG